CGGTCACCACCTCGGCGCGCTCGGCGACGCCCGGCGCCAGCCGGGCCGGATCGCGGGCGACCACCCGGAATCGCACGTCCGCGTCGATCAGCTCGCGCACCACGTGCGCGCCGATCTGGCCGGTGGGCGCGGTGACTACGATCATCGTTCTCTTCCTTCGTGCGGCATCGACCCGTTCAGTCAAGACCCACACCCCCGCGGTACGGAAAGACCGGCTGCGTTCCGATTGATACCGTGCGGATATGAGTGGCCTGGAGACCCGGCAGCTGAGGTACTTCGTCGCCGTGGCCGAGGAACGGCACTTCGGCCGCGCCGCCGAACGGCTGGGCATGGCACAGCCACCGCTGTCCCGCGCGATCCGCGACCTGGAACGCCAGCTCGGCGTCCCGCTGCTGACCCGCACCACCCGCCGGGTCACGCTGACACCGGCCGGCGAGACGCTGCTGACCGACGCGCGGGTGGCGCTGGACGCGGTCGCGACCGCGGAACACCGCGCCCGCCGGGCCGGCCGGCCCGGACTGCGCCTCGCCCTCAAGGCCGACTACGACGGCGGCCTGCTGCCCACGATCCTGGACGCCTACGCCACGAACGCGGCGCGGCCGTCCGGCACCCCGGCCGTGCCCCCACGACGGCCCGGCCACCAACCCGCGCCGGGCCCGCGGACCGAAACGCCGCCGAGTGCGGCGGTCGAGGCGCGGCCCGGTGCGGCGGTCGAAGCGCCGCCCGGTGCGCGGGCCGAAACGTCGCCGGGAGCGGCGGTCGAGGCGCCGCCGCACGCGCCGGTGGCGTCGTTGCTCGGCGCGCCGGTGGCGTCGTTGCTCGGCGGGCCGGTGGAGTTGTTGCTCGGCGGGCCGGGAGAGCAGGAGCGGGCGCTGCGCGACGGCCGGGCCGACGTGGCGTTGCTGCCCGGGCCGTTCGACGCCGCCGGCCTGGACTCCGAACTGCTGCTGACCGGCCCGACCGTGGTGGCGCTCGCCGCAGCCGATCCACTCGCCGCACGCACGGTCATCCGCCTCCCCGACCTGACCGGCCGCCTCCTCCCCTACGGCTCACCGGCCGAACGGGGCCGGGTCGCGCCACCGCCCGCGGACCGGCTCCGCGACCTCTCGCAGATCTTCAACCTGGTCGAGGTCGGCAGCGCGGTCTGGTTCCTGCCCGAGTGGGTGGCCGGGCGCTTCCCCCGGCCGGGCATCGCCTACCGCCCGGTACCGGACCTGGACCCGGTACCGCTCTCGGTGGTCTGGCCGGCCACGTCGCGATCGCCGGCGGTAGCCGCCTTCGTCCGCGCGGCCCGCGACGTCGCCGAATCCCACCCCGTCCCCGCGATCTAGCACCGCCGCGGGTCACCAGCGCCCTCCGTCACCACCGAGTCCCGCCCGGCCACCGTCGTGGATCGGCACCACGGTCATGCCCCCGTCGCGGCGTTGCCGCGCTCCGGCCGGCCTCCGAGGATGCAGCCTCGCCCACGCGACGGCGGCCTCCGTCGAGCCCTGCACAGCGCCTATCGCATCCTAGGAGGCTGGATTGATTCCTCGAGCGAGGGAAGCGGATCGCCTGGCCGCGCCGAGCCCTGCGCGGTCAGGTTCGCGCTGCTACCAGCGCGAACCGCGAGCAACGCGAACCGCATCGCGCTGCTCGCGGCCCTGCGGTTTGGGAAGTCCTTCGACGCCGGGCGAGATGCTTCCGGCCGGGCGAACGCGAGCAGCGCGGGCCGCGTCACGCTGACACCAGCGCGGCCCGTAAGCGATGCGGGGCGGCATCGGTGCCGAACCGGACTCGCCGAAGTCTGCACATCCTCAGATCGATGAGGCAGGGCGCCTCGGGACGCTACGCGCCGGGCTCTCATGGAGTCCGGCTTCGGCGCCGGGCGTCTCGGTCAAGGTGCCGCCGGCGCCGAGCGTCGAGGTGCCGCAGGCGCCGGGTGCCGGTGCCGGTGCCGGTGCCGGAAAGGGTGGAGGCGTGGGCGGCGGCGAGGGCGACCGTGGTGGCGCCGAGTGCGGCGGCGAGGCGGACCGGGCGCGGGCGGGAGCCGGTGAGCGCGGTGGTGAGCAGGCCCCAGCCGGCGGCGAGGGCGAACGGCAGTGCGCCGCGCCGGCTGGCGGCGACCCCGGTCGCCAGCGCGGTGGACGCGGCGAGCAGACCGGCCGCGCACGCGGCCACCGTACCGTGGGAGGGTTTTCCGGGAACCGTGACCGCGGCGATGTTGACGGTGCTGGCCAGCGCGGTCCAGCCGAGGAGCAGCCCGGTGCTCGCCGGTGTCAGGGCCAGCGCGCCGCGGGCCGGGCCGGCGTCCTGCAGCCGGATGTGCGCGGTCGCGGCGCACGCGGTGGCCAGCGGCAGCAGGTATGGCGTGTAGCGGAACCGGTCACTCTGTGCCGCGACCGACCAGGCCGTGTTCGCGGCGTACGCGGCGGCCAGCGGCCATCCGGCGCGCCGGCTGACCGGGTCACCCCGGCCGGTCGCGCGACACTGCGCGACGGTCGACGCGGCGGCGCCGGCGAAGATCGGCGCCCAGACCCAGAAGGCGTACGCCGGAGGTGTGATCACCGTGTCGTACCGGCGGGTCTGCTCGCCGGCGCCGAAGACCGCGCCGAGCGTGGGCGTGGCCACGAACGCGCCGGTGGCGGCGGCGAGGGCCAGTGAGCGGATGCGGTCGTCCATGGATACCTCACATCGTCGGTAGCTTAGTTTCTAAGCCATCGTATGCTCTTCCGCATGTCTGAGCATCCGCCCGCCACGGACGATCTGGCGTGGGCCGTGCACCACCTCGCCGTCGCCGCCGCCGAACTCGACGCGGCCATCGCCCGCCGGATGGGTCTGACCGGGGGTGACTACCTCGCGCTCAAACACCTGTCGATCTCCGGCGACCCGATGGGACCGGTCGAGCTCGGCCGGCTGCTCGGCATCACGTCCGGCGCCGCGACCGGCCTGGTCGACCGCCTGGAACGGCACGGCCTCGCGGAACGGCGACCGCATCCGACCGATCGCCGCCGGCAGACCGTGGTGATCACGCCGCACGCACGGCAGCGCCTGGTCGACGAACTCCGACCACTCGCGGACGACATCGCCGGGGCCTCGGCCGCACTCACCGGTCCGCAGCGTCGCACCGTGACGGACACCCTCGGCCGGCTCGCCGACCTGCACCGCCGCCACGCGCGCTGAGCGCACCGCCGGGCCGGGCGGGCCCAGCGGATGCCCGAAATTCCGGGCGCACGCCGGAGAACGGCGCTCGCCGCGATCCGGCGCATGACCGAGATGGCGCATGACCGAGGCGGCGCATGACCGAGGCGGCGACACTCGTCCGGCCTCCCGACGGACGCGCGCTCCCGGCGCGTGACCGGCGTTCGGCGCGCGTCATGCCAGCAGCACCGCCGCGTGCCGGCCCTTCCGCGCGTGCCGACGTTCCCCGTATACCGGCGTTCCCCAGTTCATGCCAGCCTCCCGGCGTGCGTCTGCCTCCCGGCGTGTGCCTGCCTTCCGGCGTGCGCCTACCTTCCGGTGTGCCGGGAGACGCGGAGGCTGGCGCGAACGCACGCCGCGCAGTCGAGATCGAACCGCCGCCACCGGAAACGGCACAGCGCGCGTGCGGAAGCCGCGGCCGAGCACACTGACGGCCGTCTCGTACCACTGTGGACCGCCCGATCCGCCCGCAGGATCGGTGACACCCGCCGTTAGGGTCCGGGCATGCCGTTGACGTTTCCCTCGCATGCCGCGCTGCCGTTGCCGTTGAAGCTGTGGCGGCCGCGCTGGTTCGACGGGGTGGCGCTGGTGGTCGGGTCGGCGTCGCCGGACCTGGCGTACGCGCTGGACGGCACCGCCCTCGAGGCGGTCAACGGCACGGCGCTCTACCAGGTGGCGCACGGACCGGCCGGGCTGCCGCTGTTCTGCCTGCCGGTGACGCTGGCGTGCGCGGTCCTGGTGCGCCGGGCCGCACCGGTCGTCGCCGCGCACCTGCCCGCGCGACCGGTGTGGCTGGCGGCCCGCGACTACGGGGTGCTCGGTGCGAGCCGGCCGGCGTTCCTGGTCACCGTCCTGTCGGCGCTGGCCGGTGCCGCGTCCCACCAGGGGTGGGACGCGGTCACCGACCACGCGCCGATCGCCGACCTGGCGTCGACAGTCGGTGGCGCGATCGCCGCGCTGCTGCTCGCGGTCCACATCGGGCGCCGCCGGCTGCTGCACGCCTGGCACGGTGATCCACCGGCCGTCACCACCCGGCCGGGCCTGTTCTGGGGGTCGCCGCGCTGATCGCCGTGGCCGGCGCGGCGCTCGTCTCCCGGTTGCCGGGCGCGTTCCTCGTGCACACCACGGGTGCCCGGCTGAATCGGCGTGTTCGCGCTCTCCCTCCTGGGCGCGGCCGCGCTGCACGCGGCTCTGACCCGGGTGCGACGCACGCGGCACCGATCCGGCGCGCCCTTCCGCCCCGCCCCGCCGCAGCTGACCGCACACCCGGCACCGATCCGACCACGCACCAGCCGACCACGCCCCGACTGACAGCGCCCTCCGGCACCGAGCCGGCGGCCAA
This genomic window from Catenuloplanes niger contains:
- a CDS encoding MarR family winged helix-turn-helix transcriptional regulator — its product is MSEHPPATDDLAWAVHHLAVAAAELDAAIARRMGLTGGDYLALKHLSISGDPMGPVELGRLLGITSGAATGLVDRLERHGLAERRPHPTDRRRQTVVITPHARQRLVDELRPLADDIAGASAALTGPQRRTVTDTLGRLADLHRRHAR
- a CDS encoding DUF4184 family protein; its protein translation is MPLTFPSHAALPLPLKLWRPRWFDGVALVVGSASPDLAYALDGTALEAVNGTALYQVAHGPAGLPLFCLPVTLACAVLVRRAAPVVAAHLPARPVWLAARDYGVLGASRPAFLVTVLSALAGAASHQGWDAVTDHAPIADLASTVGGAIAALLLAVHIGRRRLLHAWHGDPPAVTTRPGLFWGSPR